The genome window AACTATCGCTACAAACATGGCTGGACGTGGTGTTGATATCAGGATAAACGACGAGGTAAGAGACCTTGGCGGTCTATATATCATAGGTACCGAAAGGCACGAGAGTAGAAGGATAGATAATCAGCTTCGTGGCCGTGCCGGACGTCAGGGCGATCCTGGTATGAGTAGATTTTATCTAAGCTTAGAGGATAATCTTTTAAGAATTTTCGGTAGCGACCGCATAAAAGCGATCATGGATAGGCTTGGTATCGACGAGGGCGAGAGTATCGAGAGTCGCATGGTAACAAGAGCTGTTGAAAATGCTCAAAAGAAAGTTGAGAGCTTGCACTTTGAGGCTAGAAAGCACTTGCTTGAGTATGACGATGTGGCAAATGAACAAAGAAAGACTATCTATAAATACCGCGACGAGCTACTTGATAAAAACTACGATATGAGCGAAAAGATAGCTCAAAATAGGAAAGAGTACGCTGCAAATTTACTTGATACAGCTGAAATTTTCCACGGCGGCTTGAAAGATGACTTTGATATTAAAAATTTATGCTCTATCATTCTTGCAGATTGTGGCGAAGAGATAGACGAGAGTGAGCTAAAAGGCCTAGAGTATGATGAGCTAATAGAAAAGCTTGCACAAATTTTTGAAGTAAGATATAACGAAAAAATGAGCGTGCTAAACGAGGAGCAAAGAAGGGATATAGAGAAAATTTTATACCTTCAAGTGCTTGATAATGCGTGGAGAGAGCACCTTTATCAGATGGATATCTTAAAAACTGGTATCGGCCTTAGAGGGTATAATCAAAAAGATCCGCTAGTGGAGTATAAAAAAGAGAGTTACAACCTCTTTATGGAGCTAGTAAATAGGCTAAAAACTGAGAGTGTTAAGACGCTTCAGGTGGTGAGATTTAAGAGCCGCGAGGAGCAAGAAGAGCAAGCTAGAATGATGATCGAGGCCAACCAAAACGCTGAAAATGAGCATTTAAACTACAACAACCAGGACGAGAAATTTACACCAGAGAAAAAGATCCCAAGAAATTCGCCTTGCCCTTGTGGAAGCGGAAAAAAATATAAAGATTGCCACGGCAAAAGTGGCCCTAAAAAAGGCATATTTGCTTAAAATTTCTACTTCTAAGGCGTGAAAGCGCCTTAACTTTTTTAAAGGCTATTTAATGACAAGCTTACCAAAGTACCTACTTTTTAAATATTTAAGATTTGATAAAACTCAGCCATTTATCTCCCTAAGTGCCTTGCTCGCTTTTCTTGGTGTGAGCATAGGGCTTATGGTTTTGATCGTTGCTATGGCTATCATGAATGGATTTGATAAAGAATTTGAGCGCAAACTTTTTACGATGAATTACCCTATAACTGTTCAAAGTGCCTTTAAGGGCTCTATTGATGACAACTTTGTGGATGAGCTAAAGGCTAAATTTAGCGACCTTAAATTTAGCCCATTTATCAGCACGCAGGTGATCTACCGCTCGGCAAATGCGCTTGAAGGTGGACTGGTTTATGGCGTAAATTTTAAAGATGAAAAACAGATAAACTCAGTCGTAAATGAAGCTTTAAAAGACAAAGAGCTAGATGGTTTTGAGATACTTGTGGGAAGTGGCATAACGAGCGAGTTTAGACTAAGAGATGATGAAAAACTAACTCTTATCTTTACAAAGGCTGATCCTGCTGGCTTTTCGCTAACGCCAAAGATGAAGCGCTTTGATATCGGCGGTTCATTTACATCTGGGCTTATCGCCTATGACAAGGCATTCTCATATACTTCGGTCGAGGCTTTGAGGAAAATTTTGGACTATCCAAATGGCGTGTATGATGGTATTCATATCTTTTCAAGTAAGCCATTTGATGATATAAAAAGAGTGCGCGAAGGGCTTCCGGCTGGCACTGTAGCCATTGGCTGGTGGGAGCAAAATGGTAACTTTTTCTCAGCGCTCGCACTTGAAAAAAGAGCGCTTTTTATCGTTTTGATGCTTATTATCCTTGTGGCGTCGCTAAATATCATAAGCTCACTACTAATGACTGTGATGAACCGCAGGCAGGAGATTGCCTTGCTTTTAGCGCTTGGCGCTAGTAAAAGTGAGATAAAAAGAAGCTTTTTCTATCAAGGGCTAGTAATCGGGGGCGGTGGCATTATATTTGGTCTAGTGCTTGGGTTTTTGGGACTATTTTTACTTGGAAATTTTAATATCATAGACTTGCCGGCTGATGTTTATGGCTCAAGCAAACTGCCTCTTGAGCTATCCATAATCGATCTTGTGCTTATCATCGTTGGAGCTGTATTTATCGTTGCTATCTCGTCATTTTATCCAGCTAAAAAAGCAACTGAGATAAATGTTCTTCAAACTTTGAGAAATGAGTAAGAGCCTAGATGCTTAGGCTTGCTCATTGCTTGTAAAAGTTATTTTTAAAAGATTATTTTAAAACTAGCATAAACTAGTAAAAATTCTAGGATAAATTTATACTTTTACGCTCTTATATCATGGTCGATTTTGCATTGAAGAGCCTCATGTACGAGTGTTTTTGCCATGACACGCTCTTCATTTATTAGGTGAAAATTTTTACCCAGCTCACCAAAAATATCTTTATTGCCCTCACCATTTATTTTTATTATAGTTTGGGTATTTACGCCGTAGTCTTTTATCTTTTGCGCGATGAGCTCCACTCTTTGCTCATTATTAACGGTTATAATAACAGCAGCTGCATCGCTTAGGCAGGCATTTTCAAGTGTGTGGCTTTGAAGAACGTTACCTAAAAATACATTTTCCCCGCGGCTCCTGCCAAGCTCAACTAGACTAATATCATTATCAAGCACAAGGTACAAAAGCTTTGTCTCTTTTAGTCTTAAAACGACCTCTTGTCCAAGCCTTTCATAGCCAAAGACTACGATGTGATTTTTGATTTTTTGCGGCTTTAGAGTTTCATTCGGTTCAACAACGATCTCACGTTCTATGAGGTCTGCTATTGCGTCTAGTTTTTTGAGTATAAAAGGCGTGGCAAACATCGACACAACTGATGCTGCGATAAAAATTTGAGCAGTTTGTATATCAAGTAAATTTCTAGTAGTCATTAGTCCAAAAACAGCTAGTGCAAATTCGCCTATTTGACAAACACTAAGTGCGGTTTTTGCAGCAACTCTTCGCTTTAAATAGATATTTAAGATAGCAAAAACGACAACTGCTTTTATTATCATGACACTAAATACTAGGCCTAGAACAAGCCAGATATTTGAGATGACGACAGCAAAATTTATCTGCATACCAACGGTTATGAAAAATAGCCCTAAGAGCAAATCTCTAAAAGGTATGAGATCAACTTCGATTTGGTGTTTATACTGTGTCTCAGCCATCATCATACCGGCCAAAAATGCACCCAAAGAGTATGAGAAGCCAAAAAAGTGAGCCAAAGTACTAGAGCCAACAACCATAAATAAAATCGTAGCTATAAAAACTTCTTGCGAATTTGTTTGAATAACTTTATAAAATATCCAGTTGATGACATATTTACCAAGTAAAAATAGCACAACAATAAGAATAATCGCACTTGTAAATGTCTTTAGTAAAAGCTCATTTATCGAAGCATCTTGCGAGCTAAACATATCTATCATAAGCAAAATAGGAATGACTGCAATATCTTGAAATAGTAAAATTCCAAGTGCTTTTCTGCCGTAAATTTTACTCACATCGCCACTATCGTTTAGCGTCTTTAGCACGATCGCAGTTGATGAGAGTGCAAGCGCAAGACCTGCAATAAGTGCCGTTTCGTCTTTTAAGTGAAGGGCGTAATAAAGCATCACACCCATTATAAAGCCGCTTAAACAAACCTGTAAGCCGCCATTTAAAAAGACCTCTTTTTTCATGCCCATGAGATGTTTAAAACTAAACTCAAGTCCAATGGTAAACATCAAAAACGCGATACCAAATTCCGCGATATGAGAAATTTCATCATTGCTTTTTAGGTTGAAAAATTCTGATATAAGCGTACCTGTTACGATGTAGCCGATGATGGTTGGTATCTGAAATTTTTTAAAAATAACGTTTAATGCGACTGAGATCGCTGCAACAAGCAAGAAACCTTCTAAAATTTGTTCCATAAATTATTTTTTACCTTCATAAAAGACTAGATCAAAGCTACTTTTTCTTTTTACGAGCGATCTTTTGGTGCTAGTTTGACTGGTAGCTTCGTGCAATTTTTTATTTAGCTCATCAATAGTTGATTCTAAATCGTCAATTTTTTCTTTCAACTGAAGTATCACATCAACGCCGGCTAAATTTACACCTAGTTCACGGGTTAAATTTAGTATAGTTTTTACGCGATCAACGTCTTTTTGTGAGTAGAGCCTCATCTTGCCATCTGTTCTTGATGGCTCGATAAGTCCCTCTCTTTCATACTGTCTTAAAGTTTGTGGATGTATGCTTAAAACCTTTGCAACAACGCTTATTAAAAAAAGTGGTTCTTCATAATTTTGCATTTTTTACTCCGGTAATTTTTCTTTTAACTCTTTTACTAAGCCTTCATCAAGCTCACTAATATTTGGAAGTTTTACCCTGGCTTTTAAGTAAAGATCCCCATAAATTCCGCTCTTTCTATTTTGCACACCATATCCTTTTAAGCGGATCTTTGTGCCTGTTTTTGAGTTCTCAGCGATTTTAATCGTGACATCTTTTTTGTAAGTATGTACATCGACTTTTCCGCCAAAAAGCATAGTTTTTAGTGGAATTTCTATATCTTTATAAAGATCGTCTCCGACTCTTTCATATTCGTTGCTTGGCTCAACGCTAATGGCAAGTATAAGATCGCCTTTTTGACCACCAGCGCTTTTACCTTTGCCTTTTACACGAAGCTTCTCGCCACCTTCTATGCCACTTGGAATTTTTATCTTAATGCTTTCGCCATTAAAATTTATCTTATGTTCGCCACCAGTTACAGCCACGTCAAATGGTATAGAAATTTTCGCATTTACGTCTAGATCAGCTCCGCCAAAGCCAAATCCACCACTACTAAATCCGTCAAAGCCTCCAAAATTACTACCAAATCCGCTGCTAAATTTAGCTCCACCACCGCCAAAGCCACCTGAGAAGATATTCTTTAAAATTTCATTTAGATCGCCCATATCGGCTGAACTACTAGCAAAGTCGTGGAAATTTTGACCGCCAAACATAGTATCGCCGTACTGGTCGTATTGAGCTCGTTTTTTATCGTCGCTTAAAATTTCATAAGCAGCATTTATCTCTTTAAATTTATCTTCTGCTCCAGGGTCTTTGTTGATGTCTGGGTGGTATTTTCTAGCAAGTTTTCTATAAGCTTTTTTTATCTCGTCGCTTGAGGCACCCTTTGAAACCCCTAAAGTCTCATACAAGCTTTCACTCATATATTCTCCTTATATTTTTTTGATACGGATTATATCACAAAGCTTTAGTCTATGCAAGTCAAGTTTATTTTTGTTTAATAACAAGAAAAAGTGTTAAGATTTTATTTTTTCACTATATTTATAATTTGCAAAAATTTTTAGTTTAAAGGAAAAAAATGAAAAAGATTGTGCTAATTTCATTAGTGGCAGCTTCTTTTTTAGTGGGGGCTGATATTAAATTTAATGAAGCTAACTCTAATATCACGAGAGTCTCGCCACTTAGCGATAAAAATAGCGTACTTTCTTATTATGACTCGATCGCTCAGGCAAAGCTTTCAGTTGTAAATATCTCAACTACAAAAACGGTAAATAATGCTGGTATTGAGCAGATGTTTAATGACCCTTTCTTCAATGAATTTTTTGGATTTAACTTTGCAAAACCAAAAGAAAAAGAAAAAACTACTTCGCTTGGTTCTGGCGTTATCATCTCAAATGATGGATATATCGTTACAAACAATCACGTTATAGAAGATAGCGATCAAATAGTAGTAACTCTTGCAAATGGTGGCAAAGAATTTAAAGCCAAATTAATAGGCAGCGATCCAAAAACCGATCTAGCTGTCGTAAAGATAGAGGCAAACGGACTAAATGCAATCACTTTTGCAGACTCATCAAAGCTGCTTGATGCAGACGTCGTATTTGCAATAGGTAATCCATTTGGCGTTGGTGAAAGTATCACTCAAGGTATCATTTCAGGGCTAAATAAAGATAATATCGGACTTAATCAATATGAAAATTTCATCCAAACAGACGCCTCTATAAACCCAGGGAATTCAGGTGGAGCTTTGGTTGATAGCAGGGGATATTTAGTTGGAATAAACTCAGCCATACTTTCAAAAAGTGGTGGCAATAACGGCATTGGCTTTGCTATCCCATCAAATATGGTAAAAGATATCGCTAAAAAGCTGATAACTGACGGCAAGATCGAGCGTGGCTTTATAGGCGTTACGATTGCAAATTTAACTGATGAGCAAAAAGAGCTTTATACAAATAAAGAAGGTGCTTTAATAAGTGGCGTAGAGCAAGGTATGCCAGCAGATGAAGCTGGGCTAAAAAGAGGCGATTTGGTTATATCGGCTAATGATAAAGTTATCAAAAATGCAAATGATC of Campylobacter concisus contains these proteins:
- a CDS encoding ABC transporter permease translates to MTSLPKYLLFKYLRFDKTQPFISLSALLAFLGVSIGLMVLIVAMAIMNGFDKEFERKLFTMNYPITVQSAFKGSIDDNFVDELKAKFSDLKFSPFISTQVIYRSANALEGGLVYGVNFKDEKQINSVVNEALKDKELDGFEILVGSGITSEFRLRDDEKLTLIFTKADPAGFSLTPKMKRFDIGGSFTSGLIAYDKAFSYTSVEALRKILDYPNGVYDGIHIFSSKPFDDIKRVREGLPAGTVAIGWWEQNGNFFSALALEKRALFIVLMLIILVASLNIISSLLMTVMNRRQEIALLLALGASKSEIKRSFFYQGLVIGGGGIIFGLVLGFLGLFLLGNFNIIDLPADVYGSSKLPLELSIIDLVLIIVGAVFIVAISSFYPAKKATEINVLQTLRNE
- a CDS encoding cation:proton antiporter, yielding MEQILEGFLLVAAISVALNVIFKKFQIPTIIGYIVTGTLISEFFNLKSNDEISHIAEFGIAFLMFTIGLEFSFKHLMGMKKEVFLNGGLQVCLSGFIMGVMLYYALHLKDETALIAGLALALSSTAIVLKTLNDSGDVSKIYGRKALGILLFQDIAVIPILLMIDMFSSQDASINELLLKTFTSAIILIVVLFLLGKYVINWIFYKVIQTNSQEVFIATILFMVVGSSTLAHFFGFSYSLGAFLAGMMMAETQYKHQIEVDLIPFRDLLLGLFFITVGMQINFAVVISNIWLVLGLVFSVMIIKAVVVFAILNIYLKRRVAAKTALSVCQIGEFALAVFGLMTTRNLLDIQTAQIFIAASVVSMFATPFILKKLDAIADLIEREIVVEPNETLKPQKIKNHIVVFGYERLGQEVVLRLKETKLLYLVLDNDISLVELGRSRGENVFLGNVLQSHTLENACLSDAAAVIITVNNEQRVELIAQKIKDYGVNTQTIIKINGEGNKDIFGELGKNFHLINEERVMAKTLVHEALQCKIDHDIRA
- a CDS encoding heat shock protein transcriptional repressor HspR — its product is MQNYEEPLFLISVVAKVLSIHPQTLRQYEREGLIEPSRTDGKMRLYSQKDVDRVKTILNLTRELGVNLAGVDVILQLKEKIDDLESTIDELNKKLHEATSQTSTKRSLVKRKSSFDLVFYEGKK
- a CDS encoding DnaJ C-terminal domain-containing protein, whose product is MSESLYETLGVSKGASSDEIKKAYRKLARKYHPDINKDPGAEDKFKEINAAYEILSDDKKRAQYDQYGDTMFGGQNFHDFASSSADMGDLNEILKNIFSGGFGGGGAKFSSGFGSNFGGFDGFSSGGFGFGGADLDVNAKISIPFDVAVTGGEHKINFNGESIKIKIPSGIEGGEKLRVKGKGKSAGGQKGDLILAISVEPSNEYERVGDDLYKDIEIPLKTMLFGGKVDVHTYKKDVTIKIAENSKTGTKIRLKGYGVQNRKSGIYGDLYLKARVKLPNISELDEGLVKELKEKLPE
- a CDS encoding Do family serine endopeptidase, translated to MKKIVLISLVAASFLVGADIKFNEANSNITRVSPLSDKNSVLSYYDSIAQAKLSVVNISTTKTVNNAGIEQMFNDPFFNEFFGFNFAKPKEKEKTTSLGSGVIISNDGYIVTNNHVIEDSDQIVVTLANGGKEFKAKLIGSDPKTDLAVVKIEANGLNAITFADSSKLLDADVVFAIGNPFGVGESITQGIISGLNKDNIGLNQYENFIQTDASINPGNSGGALVDSRGYLVGINSAILSKSGGNNGIGFAIPSNMVKDIAKKLITDGKIERGFIGVTIANLTDEQKELYTNKEGALISGVEQGMPADEAGLKRGDLVISANDKVIKNANDLKNFIGSLTPNSSVDITYERSNKIMNAKIKLANADHNSKDIAKSIIIEGLSVSNLSDEIRYKYKISPDTQGVLVTDVKSGSKAEDFGFERGDVIVQVGEESIKDLQTFANTIKNTKGKKTLVWINRGGIIQGLVIK